Part of the Micromonospora rhizosphaerae genome is shown below.
ACAGAGCATGTACTTCACCGACCGCGGCATCGAGGAACTGGTCGAGCGCCGGGGTGACGAGCAGGTCAGCATGGAGTGGCTCGGCGAGCGCCTGCGCGACTTCGTCGACCTGAACCCGGAGTTCGAAACCCCGATCGAGCGCTTCGCCACCTGGCTCGCCCGGCTGGACGACGAGGACGAGGAGTAGCCGCCCGCAGGTCAGCGCTCCCCTGCCTCGACGAGGCGCACACAGCGTTCGACCACCGCCGTCGTGCGCTCGACGTCACCGGTGGCCAGCAGGTCGAGGAGGGCACCGCGCAGCAGCGCCAGGCCGAGGGCGTCGCGCGTCGCGTCGCCACCATGGCCGCCGCCGGGCAGCGCGGCCAGCAGCCCGAGCCAGTCCTCGACCGTCTGCCGGGCGAAGCCCGCCCACGGCCCGTCCGGCTCGCTCAGCGAACGGGCGTACGCCTGGAGCCAGAGGATCAGCATCGGTCGGTGCGCCGGATCCACGAGCCATCTCCAGGTGGTCCGGATCGTGGCGACGAGGTCCTCGGAGCCCCCCGCGTCCCGGGCCCGCCGCAGCGCGGTCAGTTCGTCGGCTCGGGCCCGCGCGAGCAGGGCACGGATCAGCTCGTCCTTGGAGCCGAAGAGAAAGAGCAGGACGCGGGGGCTGGACCCGATGGCCGCGGCGAGCGGGCGCAACGACAGCTGCGCGAGTCCGTGCTCCAGCGCGTACTGGTAGGCCCGCTCGAGGAGTTCGTCGCGGCGGGCGCTCGGGGGTCGATCGTGCTGCGTCACAGCGCTACTCTGCCACTGAAACGACTGTTTCAGTGGTGGAGGGATGTCGATGAGCGCAGAGGCCGTAATTCGTCCGCTCGGTCGTCCGGGTGACCTCGGCTGGGTGGTGATGGCCCACGGCGAGGTGTACGCGGCCGAGTTCGGCTGGGACACGAGCTTCGAGGCGCTCGTGGCACGGATCGTCGCCGACTACGCCGCCGAACACGACCCGGCGCGGGAGGCCGCGTGGATCGCCGAGGTCGACGGGGAACGGGTCGGCTGCGTCTTCTGCGTCGCCGCGGACGAGCGCACGGCCCAGCTCCGGATCCTGTTGATCGCCCCGTCGGCCCGGGGACGGCGCCTCGGCGGCCAACTGGTCGACGAGTGCCTGGCCTTCGCCCGGCGGGCGGGGTACGCCCGAATCCGGCTCTGGACCAATCACCCGCTGGTCGCTGCCCGTCAGATCTATCTCTCCCGGGGCTTCCGCCTGGTCCGGGAGGAGCCACACCACAGCTTCGGCGTGGCCCTGACCGGCCAGGTGTACGAACGGGACCTGGAACCGGCGGAGGCGTGACGACCCTGGTGGACGGCCCCGAGCGATTGACGCGACGCCTCTCCGTCGCGTCCACTGGAGAGCAGCGTCCAGGGTCCGACGAGGACGCGCCGGACCCCACGCCGCCCGACGCCAGGGAGGCGGAATGAACCCCGAAGCCCGCAAGCCGCCGCAGGACGCCGTGACGGTCCGCCGCCTCCGACTCGGCATCGGATCCGTCGGCATCGCACTGCCGATCGTGCTGATGGTCGGTCACCTGATCGTCGCCCGCCGGCCCACGCTGCTCGACTCGCTCAGCGGCTACTACCACACCGAGATGCGGGATGTCTTCGTCGGCAGCCTGTGCGCCATCGGGGTGTTCCTCCTCAGCTACCGGTACCGGCGACCGGACGACATCCTGAGCACGATCGCGGGCCTGCTGGCGATCGCGGTGGCGCTCTTCCCCACCACGACGGACGCCCCGGGCACGACCAGCGCCAGCGACCGAATGGTCGGGCTGGTGCACCAGGTCTCCGCCGCGGCCCTGTTCGTCCTCCTCGCCGTCTTCTGCCTGTTCATCTTCACCGGGACCGACCGGGCCGGCCGACCGGCGCGACCCGGCAACCGGTTCTACCGCACCTGCGGCTGGCTCATCCTCGCCGCGATCGGGCTCGCCCTGGCGAGCAACGCGCTCCCCGACGACCTGCGCGACACGCTCAAGCCGCTGTTGTGGTGCGAGACGCTCGCGGTGTTCGCCTTCGGCGCCGCATGGCTGGCCAAGAGCTACGAGCTGTTCCGGGCGTCCAGCCCGCCGGACGAGCCGGGGCATGACCTGGGCTCCACCGCCGCGTCCGGGCCGCCCGTGACGGCGAATTCGTGAGCAACGGCCCGGGCACAAGGACCCGGGCGAGGGGCGCCGCGATCTCCTAGGGTGGGGACGTGGCTCGCAGCGTCTACCTCACCAGCGTGGGGTCCGGCGGGGGGAAGTCCACCATCGCGCTCGGGCTGGCCGAGCTGCTCTCCCGGCAGGTTGAGCGGATCGGCGCGTTCCGGCCGCTGGTCTCCGGCACCGACCCCGATCCGATCCTCGCGCTGCTCACCGGCCGCTACCGGATGGACCTCCCGATCGCCGAGCTCTCCGGCGCGACGTACGCGGAGGCGAGGATGCTGGTCGCCGACGGCCGGCGGGAGGAGCTGATCTCCCGGATCGTGGATCGCTACCGGGACGTGGAGCGGCGCTGCCCGGCGGTGGTCGTGGTGGGCAGCGACTTCGCCGACGGGGACGGCGGCGGCCCGCGCGAGCTGGCCTTCAACGCCCGGCTGGCCACCGAGTTCAGCAGCGTGGTGGTGCCCGTGATCGACGGGTTCGGCCAGGAGCCGGAGGCGATCGCGGCGGCGGCCCGCGGGGCGTACCACGATCTGGAG
Proteins encoded:
- a CDS encoding GNAT family N-acetyltransferase, whose amino-acid sequence is MSAEAVIRPLGRPGDLGWVVMAHGEVYAAEFGWDTSFEALVARIVADYAAEHDPAREAAWIAEVDGERVGCVFCVAADERTAQLRILLIAPSARGRRLGGQLVDECLAFARRAGYARIRLWTNHPLVAARQIYLSRGFRLVREEPHHSFGVALTGQVYERDLEPAEA
- a CDS encoding TetR/AcrR family transcriptional regulator; the encoded protein is MTQHDRPPSARRDELLERAYQYALEHGLAQLSLRPLAAAIGSSPRVLLFLFGSKDELIRALLARARADELTALRRARDAGGSEDLVATIRTTWRWLVDPAHRPMLILWLQAYARSLSEPDGPWAGFARQTVEDWLGLLAALPGGGHGGDATRDALGLALLRGALLDLLATGDVERTTAVVERCVRLVEAGER
- a CDS encoding DUF6104 family protein, with amino-acid sequence MYFTDRGIEELVERRGDEQVSMEWLGERLRDFVDLNPEFETPIERFATWLARLDDEDEE